A single Sporomusaceae bacterium DNA region contains:
- the feoB gene encoding ferrous iron transport protein B yields the protein MQRSIILVGAPNVGKSVIFNNLTGKYVNVSNYPGTTVEVARGYARIGGVACEIIDTPGIYSLAPITDEERVTREFLLHGQPDLVVHVADAKNLARSLPFTLALIDAGLPVVLVLNLIDEAAAAGLAFDTARLADLLGIPVVATAAVKKIGLDRLRGIIAAPRPRPQPPFLLSPGLEAAVVAVTGRLGARRPAARILALLLLAGDPVSRALLKNDPAYPAVAAAVQAAARKSPQPLAQCIAAERQAQADRLVAAALSRGPAGRRRLADLLDRLTRQPLTGLPILALVLYWGLYKFVGGFGAGVLVDYIDENVFARVITPAVNYACQRWIPWEWLQSLLVGDYGLFTLGLRYAVAIILPIVGTFFVAFALLEDCGYLPRLAMLVDGLFKQFGLNGRAVIPVTLGLGCGTMAVFVVRTLETRRERLLATFLLSLAIPCSAQLGVVLAVLAGDGRSVAIWAAFILAVFILAGWLTARLLPGERSPFYIELPPLRLPDPANVLHKAYTRMVWYFVEIIPVFFLASFLLWLGDRSGLLTYIIKALEPLMAALGLPAATAQIFLLGFFRRDYGAAGLYDMAAAGLLAPRQLLVAAVALTLFVPCVAQLMVIVKERGPVAAAVMTIAIAAVALAAGWLASIIAPLLI from the coding sequence ATGCAGCGCAGCATCATCCTGGTCGGGGCCCCGAATGTGGGCAAAAGCGTCATCTTCAACAACCTCACCGGCAAATACGTCAACGTCTCCAACTACCCCGGCACTACCGTCGAAGTCGCCCGCGGCTACGCCCGCATCGGCGGCGTGGCGTGCGAAATAATCGACACCCCCGGCATCTACTCCCTCGCGCCCATCACCGACGAAGAACGCGTCACCCGCGAATTCCTCCTCCACGGCCAGCCCGACCTCGTCGTCCACGTCGCCGACGCCAAAAACCTTGCCCGCTCGCTGCCCTTCACCCTCGCCCTCATCGACGCAGGCCTGCCCGTCGTCCTTGTCCTCAACCTCATCGACGAAGCCGCCGCCGCCGGCCTCGCCTTCGACACCGCCCGCCTCGCCGACCTCCTCGGCATCCCCGTCGTCGCCACCGCCGCCGTCAAAAAAATCGGCCTCGACCGCCTCCGCGGCATCATCGCCGCCCCCCGGCCGCGGCCGCAGCCGCCCTTCCTACTCAGCCCCGGCCTCGAAGCCGCCGTCGTCGCCGTCACCGGCCGTCTCGGCGCCCGCCGCCCCGCCGCCCGCATCCTCGCCCTCCTCCTCCTCGCCGGCGACCCGGTCAGCCGCGCCCTCCTGAAAAACGACCCCGCCTACCCCGCCGTCGCCGCCGCCGTCCAAGCCGCCGCCCGAAAAAGCCCCCAGCCCCTCGCCCAGTGCATCGCCGCCGAACGCCAGGCCCAGGCCGACCGCCTCGTTGCCGCCGCCCTAAGCCGCGGCCCGGCCGGAAGACGCCGGCTGGCCGACCTCCTCGACCGCCTCACCCGCCAACCCCTCACCGGCCTCCCCATCCTCGCCCTCGTCCTCTACTGGGGGCTCTACAAATTCGTCGGCGGCTTCGGCGCCGGCGTCCTTGTCGACTACATCGACGAAAACGTCTTCGCCCGCGTCATCACCCCCGCCGTCAACTATGCCTGCCAGCGCTGGATACCCTGGGAATGGCTGCAGTCCCTCCTCGTAGGCGACTACGGTCTCTTCACCCTCGGCCTCCGCTACGCCGTCGCCATCATCCTGCCCATCGTCGGCACCTTCTTCGTCGCCTTCGCCCTTCTCGAAGACTGCGGCTACCTGCCCCGCCTCGCCATGCTCGTCGACGGCCTCTTCAAACAATTCGGCCTCAACGGCCGGGCCGTCATCCCCGTCACCCTCGGCCTCGGCTGCGGCACCATGGCCGTCTTCGTCGTCCGCACCCTCGAAACCAGGCGCGAGCGCCTCCTCGCCACCTTCCTGCTCTCCCTCGCCATCCCCTGTTCCGCCCAGCTCGGCGTCGTCCTCGCCGTCCTCGCCGGCGACGGCCGGTCAGTAGCCATATGGGCCGCCTTCATCCTCGCCGTCTTCATCCTCGCCGGCTGGCTCACCGCCCGCCTCCTCCCCGGCGAACGCAGCCCCTTCTACATCGAGCTTCCCCCCCTCAGACTGCCCGACCCCGCCAACGTCCTCCACAAAGCCTACACCCGCATGGTCTGGTACTTCGTGGAAATAATTCCCGTCTTCTTCCTCGCCAGCTTTCTCCTCTGGCTCGGTGACCGCAGCGGCCTGCTGACATATATTATAAAAGCGCTGGAGCCCCTGATGGCCGCTCTCGGCCTCCCGGCCGCCACCGCCCAGATATTCCTGCTGGGCTTCTTCCGCCGCGACTACGGCGCCGCCGGCCTCTACGACATGGCCGCCGCCGGCCTCCTCGCCCCCCGCCAGCTCCTCGTCGCCGCCGTCGCCCTCACCCTCTTCGTCCCCTGCGTCGCCCAGCTCATGGTCATCGTCAAAGAACGCGGCCCTGTCGCCGCCGCCGTAATGACAATCGCCATCGCCGCCGTGGCGTTGGCCGCAGGCTGGCTGGCCAGCATAATAGCACCCTTACTCATCTGA
- the trxA gene encoding thioredoxin, translating into MANAPDVNEANFQEEVLDVAVPVLADFWAPWCGYCQRLSPILDELAGEAGDKFKVVKINVDQNRSLAQKYGVMSLPTMILFKEGEQAEKIVGFLPKANLEARIKPHL; encoded by the coding sequence ATGGCCAACGCTCCGGATGTCAACGAAGCTAACTTCCAAGAAGAAGTGCTCGACGTGGCGGTCCCCGTACTCGCCGATTTCTGGGCCCCATGGTGCGGTTACTGCCAGCGTCTTTCTCCCATCCTCGACGAACTTGCCGGCGAAGCCGGCGACAAGTTCAAGGTCGTCAAGATCAACGTCGACCAGAACCGCTCCCTGGCGCAGAAATATGGCGTCATGAGCCTGCCCACCATGATCCTCTTCAAGGAAGGCGAGCAGGCCGAGAAAATCGTCGGCTTTCTGCCCAAGGCCAACCTTGAGGCAAGAATCAAACCCCACCTGTAA
- a CDS encoding DUF1858 domain-containing protein — protein MVIDKNMSIIEVVQKYPKTVEVFRNYGMGCLGCAAARFENIEQGATAHGIDVEALIADLNKATGEGCGGGGCCGCGS, from the coding sequence ATGGTAATCGACAAGAACATGAGCATCATCGAGGTGGTGCAGAAATACCCGAAAACCGTGGAGGTTTTCCGCAACTACGGCATGGGCTGCCTGGGCTGCGCCGCCGCCCGCTTCGAGAATATCGAGCAAGGCGCGACCGCCCACGGCATCGACGTGGAGGCGCTGATCGCCGACCTGAACAAGGCGACGGGCGAAGGCTGCGGCGGCGGCGGATGCTGCGGCTGCGGAAGCTGA
- the abc-f gene encoding ABC-F type ribosomal protection protein encodes MLLELSDIVKYVNDRRLLKIDNLKINRGDKIGVVGRNGVGKSTLLAILAGEVQPDEGHVRRNCPYSSISQLGAPMSGRTLDPLAAGEFAVAKAYAGHMSGGEQTRFKIAAALSEQAPLLLADEPAANLDIKGRELLQAKLQAFQGTLVLVSHDRLLLDAVCDTIWEIDNGGLQAYRGNYTAYLAQKDNARKHREREYEKYTDKRNQLQTAIADRKARAAATRKTPARMGNSEARLHKMGNQKAKANLDKAVKAMEARLEKLPVAEKPQTGPAITFPFGYTGGLHSKIAVRGEGLDKRFGSRVIFDKADFSLPAGQKVALCGNNGSGKSTLLNMIVGRDARISLAPQARIGYFAQSMENLDPAKTLLANVMAASVHDEGAVRSLLARLLFRREDVFKPAGVLSGGERTRVSLAKIIVSDANFLLLDEPTNYLDLSSLAALEEVLADYAGTLLFVSHDRRFIDRVATRLLFVDAGKLRPFAGNYRQYLDRQQAPLPGAAKESDIVREHRRAEILARLSVTRDKDEAARLDKEYRGLMATTKA; translated from the coding sequence TTGTTGCTCGAACTAAGCGACATCGTCAAATACGTCAACGACCGTCGTCTCCTTAAAATAGACAACCTGAAAATCAACAGAGGCGATAAGATCGGAGTCGTCGGCCGCAACGGCGTCGGCAAATCCACCTTGCTGGCGATACTGGCCGGCGAAGTGCAGCCCGATGAAGGGCACGTCCGCAGAAACTGCCCGTACTCCTCGATCTCTCAACTCGGCGCCCCCATGTCCGGGCGCACGCTAGACCCGCTCGCCGCCGGCGAATTCGCCGTCGCCAAGGCCTATGCGGGCCACATGAGCGGCGGCGAACAGACCCGCTTCAAAATCGCCGCCGCACTGAGCGAGCAAGCCCCGCTCCTCCTGGCCGACGAACCTGCGGCCAACCTCGACATAAAAGGCCGGGAACTCCTCCAGGCCAAACTTCAGGCCTTCCAGGGCACGCTCGTCCTCGTATCCCACGACCGCCTGCTTCTCGACGCGGTATGCGACACCATCTGGGAAATAGATAATGGCGGGCTTCAGGCATATCGGGGCAACTACACCGCTTACCTTGCGCAAAAAGACAACGCCAGGAAGCACCGCGAGCGGGAATACGAGAAATACACCGACAAGAGAAACCAGCTGCAAACCGCCATCGCCGACCGCAAAGCCCGCGCCGCCGCCACGCGAAAAACCCCCGCCAGGATGGGCAACTCCGAAGCCCGCCTGCACAAAATGGGCAACCAGAAAGCCAAGGCCAACCTCGACAAAGCCGTCAAGGCGATGGAGGCGCGGCTCGAAAAACTGCCGGTCGCGGAAAAGCCGCAAACCGGTCCGGCGATAACGTTCCCCTTCGGCTATACCGGCGGCCTGCACAGCAAAATCGCCGTCCGCGGCGAGGGGCTCGATAAACGCTTCGGCAGCCGGGTCATATTCGACAAAGCCGACTTCAGCCTCCCGGCCGGCCAAAAAGTGGCGCTCTGCGGCAACAACGGCTCAGGCAAAAGCACCCTCCTCAATATGATCGTCGGCCGCGATGCGCGGATCAGCCTTGCTCCCCAGGCTCGCATCGGCTACTTCGCCCAGAGCATGGAAAATCTCGACCCCGCAAAAACGCTGCTCGCCAACGTCATGGCCGCCAGCGTGCACGACGAGGGCGCCGTGCGCAGCCTGCTCGCCCGGCTGCTCTTTCGCCGCGAAGACGTATTCAAGCCGGCCGGCGTACTCAGCGGCGGCGAACGGACGAGGGTAAGCCTGGCCAAAATCATTGTCAGCGACGCCAACTTCCTGCTGCTCGACGAGCCGACCAACTACCTCGACCTGTCCTCGCTGGCCGCTCTGGAGGAAGTACTGGCCGACTACGCGGGAACGCTGCTGTTCGTCTCGCATGACCGGCGGTTCATCGACAGAGTGGCGACCCGCCTGCTATTCGTCGACGCCGGAAAACTCCGTCCCTTCGCCGGCAACTACCGCCAATACCTCGACCGGCAGCAGGCCCCGCTCCCCGGCGCGGCAAAAGAAAGCGACATCGTCCGCGAACACCGCCGCGCGGAAATACTCGCCAGACTATCGGTAACCCGCGACAAGGACGAGGCCGCCAGGCTGGATAAGGAATACCGCGGGCTGATGGCGACGACAAAAGCATAA
- a CDS encoding peptide ABC transporter substrate-binding protein, translated as MTRKSIALILILIAAVAVAAVLPGCGWFGAKKDAKYLRYAVAAEPETLDPRKSTSIPAGIVAAQLFEGLTSLDAASSPVPAAAERWEISSDGLVYTFHLRKGAKWSNGEPLTAADFEFAWKSALSPEFASSYAYQLFYLKNGRAYNEKKAAAETVGVRAKGDGILEVTLERPTPFFLSLAAFRTYYPVNRKAAANDRWAADAKTFVGNGPFRLTNWVHDNKMELVRNEHYWDAGKVRMAKVDIVLIDSAATRLVMFENKQLDMADNPPISEIPRLQKEGRLKIFPFLGVSYFPFNVKKAPFDDARVRKAFTLALDRRSLVDQVARGGQTPALAFVPPGVVDTAGNDFRAKGGSYFADNDAAAAKKLLAEAGYPEGKGLPPVTLLYNTGESNKIIAEAVQEMWKRALGVTVQLSNQELKVFYDNLDKHNFQLAIDSWIGDYVDPTTFLELFETANGNNSPGYSNPVYDSRLAAARPSADAAERAASLHAAEKIIMDEAVVCPLFFSTNPVMIRPSVKDHVRTSIGIVYLKQAYLE; from the coding sequence TTGACCAGGAAAAGCATCGCCCTCATCCTCATTCTTATCGCCGCGGTGGCCGTTGCCGCCGTCCTTCCCGGCTGCGGCTGGTTCGGGGCCAAGAAAGACGCCAAGTACCTGCGCTACGCCGTCGCCGCCGAACCCGAAACCCTCGACCCCCGCAAATCCACCAGCATCCCCGCCGGCATCGTCGCCGCCCAGCTCTTCGAAGGCCTCACCTCCCTCGACGCCGCCAGCAGTCCCGTGCCGGCCGCCGCCGAACGCTGGGAAATCTCCTCCGACGGCCTCGTCTACACCTTCCACCTGCGCAAGGGCGCGAAATGGTCCAACGGCGAGCCGCTCACCGCCGCCGACTTCGAATTCGCCTGGAAATCCGCCCTTAGCCCCGAGTTCGCCTCCAGTTACGCCTACCAGTTATTCTACCTCAAAAACGGCCGCGCCTATAACGAAAAAAAAGCCGCCGCCGAAACCGTCGGCGTCAGGGCCAAAGGCGACGGCATCCTCGAAGTCACCCTCGAGAGGCCCACACCCTTCTTCCTGTCCCTCGCCGCCTTCCGCACCTACTACCCCGTCAACCGCAAAGCCGCCGCCAACGACCGCTGGGCCGCCGACGCCAAAACCTTCGTCGGCAACGGTCCCTTCCGGCTGACAAACTGGGTCCACGACAACAAAATGGAACTCGTCAGGAACGAACACTACTGGGACGCCGGCAAAGTCCGCATGGCCAAAGTCGACATCGTTCTCATCGACTCGGCCGCCACCCGGCTCGTCATGTTCGAAAACAAGCAGCTCGACATGGCCGACAACCCGCCGATCAGCGAAATACCCCGTCTCCAGAAGGAAGGCAGACTTAAAATATTCCCCTTCCTCGGCGTCAGCTACTTCCCCTTCAACGTCAAAAAAGCTCCCTTCGACGACGCCAGGGTCCGCAAAGCCTTCACCCTCGCCCTCGACCGCCGCAGCCTCGTCGACCAGGTCGCCCGCGGCGGCCAGACGCCCGCCCTCGCCTTCGTGCCCCCCGGCGTCGTCGACACCGCCGGCAACGACTTCCGCGCCAAAGGCGGCTCATACTTCGCCGACAACGACGCCGCCGCCGCCAAGAAGCTCCTCGCCGAGGCCGGCTATCCCGAAGGCAAAGGCCTGCCGCCCGTAACCCTCCTCTACAACACCGGCGAAAGCAACAAAATCATCGCCGAAGCCGTGCAGGAAATGTGGAAGCGCGCCCTCGGCGTCACCGTCCAGCTCAGCAACCAGGAACTCAAAGTCTTCTACGACAACCTCGACAAACACAACTTCCAGCTCGCCATCGACAGCTGGATCGGCGACTACGTCGACCCCACCACCTTCCTGGAGCTGTTCGAAACCGCCAACGGCAACAACAGCCCCGGCTATTCCAACCCCGTCTACGACAGCCGCCTCGCCGCCGCCCGGCCGTCCGCGGACGCCGCCGAACGCGCCGCCTCCCTCCACGCCGCCGAAAAAATCATCATGGACGAGGCCGTCGTCTGCCCCCTCTTCTTCAGCACAAACCCCGTCATGATCCGCCCCAGCGTCAAGGACCATGTCCGCACCAGCATCGGCATCGTCTACCTCAAACAAGCCTACCTGGAATAA
- a CDS encoding FeoA family protein, with protein sequence MEEIPLSRLRPGEKAHVAALPAGRRDMARLLAFGILPGTEITILQTFPVYVLAVGYTRLAIDKEIAASIKVGRP encoded by the coding sequence ATGGAGGAAATACCGCTGAGCCGCCTGCGCCCCGGCGAAAAAGCGCATGTCGCCGCCCTCCCGGCCGGCCGCAGGGACATGGCCAGGCTGCTCGCCTTCGGCATCCTGCCGGGCACCGAAATCACGATCCTCCAAACCTTCCCCGTCTACGTGCTGGCCGTGGGTTACACCCGTTTAGCAATAGATAAAGAGATCGCCGCCAGTATCAAAGTCGGCCGTCCATAA
- the gluQRS gene encoding tRNA glutamyl-Q(34) synthetase GluQRS yields MQNNIRGRFAPSPSGQMHLGNIWTALLAWLQVRSLGGAVVLRVEDLDPDRCRPEYTAQIIGDLAWLGLDWDEGPDSGGPYGPYRQDERRRLYAAALETLAARGLVYPCYCTRAEIRAAASAPHAGDADAESAYPGACRRYLGGAAESAPPDGRRPALRLVVPDETIAFTDGLHGHVAQNLAAACGDFIVRRADGVHAYQLAVVVDDAAMRITHVLRGDDLLSSTPRQLYLYRLLGLTPPAFTHVPLLLSPDGHRLSKRQQSLALGHLRERGVTAPEIIGLLAHRAGLTPEYRPTAPRDLVAAFSLAKLPKGPVIIENGLFA; encoded by the coding sequence ATGCAAAACAACATTCGTGGTAGATTCGCCCCATCCCCCTCCGGACAAATGCACCTCGGCAACATCTGGACGGCCCTCCTCGCCTGGCTGCAGGTCCGCAGCCTCGGCGGCGCCGTCGTCCTCAGGGTCGAAGACCTTGACCCCGACCGCTGCCGCCCCGAATACACCGCCCAGATAATCGGCGACCTCGCCTGGCTCGGCCTCGACTGGGACGAAGGCCCCGACAGCGGCGGCCCCTATGGTCCCTACCGTCAGGACGAGCGCCGCCGCCTCTACGCCGCCGCCCTCGAAACCCTCGCCGCCCGCGGCCTCGTCTATCCCTGCTACTGCACCCGCGCCGAGATCCGTGCCGCCGCCTCCGCCCCCCACGCCGGCGACGCGGACGCAGAAAGCGCCTACCCCGGCGCCTGCCGCCGCTACCTTGGCGGGGCGGCGGAGAGCGCGCCCCCGGACGGCCGCCGTCCGGCCCTGCGGCTCGTCGTTCCCGACGAAACAATCGCCTTCACCGACGGCCTCCACGGCCATGTCGCCCAGAACCTCGCCGCCGCCTGCGGCGACTTCATCGTCCGCCGCGCCGACGGCGTCCACGCCTACCAGCTCGCCGTCGTCGTCGACGACGCCGCCATGCGCATAACCCACGTCCTGCGCGGCGACGACCTCCTGTCCTCCACCCCGCGCCAGCTCTACCTCTACCGCCTCCTTGGCCTCACGCCGCCCGCTTTCACCCATGTCCCGCTCCTCTTAAGCCCCGACGGCCACCGCCTCTCCAAGCGCCAGCAGAGCCTCGCCCTTGGCCATTTAAGAGAGCGCGGCGTCACCGCCCCGGAAATAATCGGCCTCCTCGCCCATCGCGCCGGCCTCACACCGGAGTATCGGCCCACAGCCCCCCGCGACCTCGTCGCCGCCTTCTCTCTCGCCAAACTGCCCAAAGGCCCCGTCATCATCGAAAACGGCCTTTTCGCATAA
- a CDS encoding CoA-binding protein, translating into MTDIEKTLDLKTWAVVGANNNKDKFGYKIFKFMDATGQFKVYPVNPGLDEVMGQKCYPGLKDLPVKPDVVDVVVPPKVGEQIMRDCADAGIKYVWLQPGADAPAVAKLGEELGLTVIKACIMAECRKRGIIE; encoded by the coding sequence ATGACCGACATCGAAAAAACCCTCGACCTCAAAACCTGGGCCGTGGTCGGCGCCAACAACAACAAAGACAAATTCGGCTACAAAATATTCAAATTCATGGACGCCACCGGGCAGTTCAAAGTCTATCCCGTCAATCCCGGCCTTGACGAAGTCATGGGCCAGAAATGCTATCCCGGCCTGAAGGACCTGCCGGTAAAACCCGACGTCGTCGACGTCGTCGTCCCGCCCAAGGTCGGCGAACAGATAATGCGCGACTGCGCCGACGCAGGCATCAAGTATGTCTGGCTCCAGCCGGGCGCCGACGCGCCGGCGGTCGCCAAACTTGGCGAAGAACTCGGCCTCACAGTCATAAAAGCCTGCATCATGGCCGAATGCCGCAAACGCGGCATAATAGAATGA
- a CDS encoding MFS transporter — protein MTEEFRLTSRNFICICVATFLYFGSFYLLIPTLPQYVEGLGGSPGQIGLVMGAFSLAAVLVRPYLGQLADRRGRKLFMLLGTGFFALLFPLYGLLQAVAPLYILRVAHGFAHASFLAASAAYIADLAPPKRRGEVIGIYGTASVVAMAIFPAIGIDIIQHTQNFTVLFACSAAAAAAAFLAVAAVGEVSSQGGKKPVSLLAVGRRRYVIVPSLALFSGAAAYGTVIAFLPVFAPQRGLLDFGIFFTAYAAATLASRIFAGKLSDRWGRRRVILPFMALLAVGVFLLPFLDSLPLLVFIGLAFGFGFGAFMPTLNALVVDKTPPAERGSALGFFTSFMDLGIAAGSVFLGQVGERAGFAAMFATAGFILVAGIILFAIYTEKDDPDTEAGR, from the coding sequence ATGACCGAAGAATTCCGCCTCACCTCACGCAACTTCATCTGCATCTGCGTCGCCACCTTCCTCTACTTCGGCAGCTTCTACCTCCTCATCCCCACCCTGCCGCAGTACGTCGAAGGACTCGGCGGCTCTCCGGGCCAGATCGGCCTCGTCATGGGGGCGTTCAGCCTGGCGGCCGTGCTTGTCCGGCCCTACCTCGGTCAGCTCGCCGACCGCCGCGGACGCAAACTCTTCATGCTGCTCGGGACAGGCTTCTTCGCCCTCCTGTTTCCTCTCTACGGCCTTCTCCAGGCCGTCGCCCCCCTGTACATTCTCCGCGTCGCCCACGGCTTTGCCCACGCCTCCTTCCTCGCCGCCTCGGCCGCCTACATCGCCGACCTGGCGCCCCCCAAGCGGCGGGGCGAAGTTATCGGCATCTACGGCACCGCCAGCGTCGTCGCCATGGCGATATTCCCCGCCATCGGCATCGACATCATCCAGCATACACAAAACTTCACCGTCTTATTTGCCTGCTCGGCCGCCGCCGCCGCCGCCGCCTTTCTGGCCGTGGCTGCGGTTGGCGAAGTCAGCTCCCAGGGCGGGAAGAAGCCGGTCAGCCTGCTGGCCGTCGGCCGTCGGCGGTACGTCATCGTCCCGTCCCTGGCCCTCTTTTCCGGCGCCGCCGCCTACGGGACGGTCATCGCTTTCCTGCCCGTCTTCGCCCCCCAGCGCGGCCTGCTCGACTTCGGCATCTTCTTCACCGCCTACGCCGCCGCCACCCTCGCCAGCCGCATCTTCGCCGGCAAACTCTCCGACCGCTGGGGCCGCCGCCGCGTCATCCTCCCCTTCATGGCCCTCCTGGCCGTCGGCGTCTTCCTGCTGCCCTTCCTCGACAGCTTGCCCCTCCTCGTCTTTATCGGCCTGGCCTTTGGCTTTGGGTTCGGCGCCTTCATGCCCACCCTCAACGCCCTCGTTGTCGACAAAACGCCGCCCGCCGAACGGGGCAGCGCCCTCGGCTTCTTTACCTCCTTCATGGACCTGGGCATCGCCGCCGGCTCGGTATTTCTCGGCCAGGTGGGGGAGAGGGCGGGGTTTGCCGCCATGTTCGCAACAGCCGGCTTTATTTTGGTGGCGGGGATCATCCTTTTCGCCATATACACCGAAAAGGATGATCCCGATACAGAGGCAGGCCGTTGA
- a CDS encoding C40 family peptidase — MSDLFAVNVSAAMLWSEPGTKRDHDRLMLGATTEPAAWADGMDEAMRLWLVGKVESQLLYGERVVVLEHAGEWLRVAATEQATGRDGRGYPGWLPAVQVSDNGVFRAEMAALPTAVVTAPRARLYADAAGREPLAELSWQTRLPLLAAEGALLKVRRPDGAVGYIARAAAAPLSPAPFDGARLTAEARMFAGLRYVWGGTAAWGFDCSGFALRLYQSQGVAIPRDADEQAAGGTAVDADALSPGDLLFFAGPGGQGDIHHVGVFAGGTAMIHAPNSRSAIREDDFTAGVYGEEFWEARRYR; from the coding sequence ATGAGCGATTTATTTGCCGTGAATGTTTCTGCGGCGATGCTGTGGAGCGAGCCGGGGACGAAACGGGACCACGACCGGCTGATGCTGGGGGCGACGACCGAGCCGGCGGCGTGGGCGGACGGCATGGACGAGGCGATGCGGCTGTGGCTGGTAGGCAAGGTGGAGTCGCAGCTGTTGTACGGGGAACGGGTGGTTGTGCTGGAACACGCGGGCGAGTGGCTGCGCGTGGCGGCAACGGAGCAGGCGACGGGCCGCGACGGGCGCGGTTACCCCGGCTGGCTGCCGGCCGTCCAAGTAAGCGATAACGGGGTTTTCCGGGCGGAAATGGCTGCTCTGCCGACAGCGGTGGTGACGGCGCCGAGGGCGCGGTTGTACGCTGACGCGGCCGGGCGCGAACCGCTGGCGGAGCTGAGCTGGCAGACGCGCCTGCCGCTGTTGGCGGCCGAGGGCGCACTGCTGAAGGTGCGGCGGCCGGACGGCGCTGTGGGCTATATCGCCCGCGCTGCGGCGGCCCCCCTCTCCCCTGCCCCGTTCGACGGGGCGAGGCTGACGGCGGAGGCCAGGATGTTCGCCGGCCTGCGCTATGTGTGGGGCGGAACGGCGGCGTGGGGGTTCGACTGTTCGGGGTTCGCGCTCAGGCTGTATCAGTCCCAGGGGGTGGCCATCCCCCGCGACGCCGATGAGCAGGCGGCGGGCGGAACGGCGGTGGACGCCGACGCGCTGTCGCCGGGCGATCTGCTGTTTTTCGCCGGGCCGGGAGGCCAGGGCGATATCCACCATGTGGGCGTGTTCGCGGGCGGGACGGCGATGATCCACGCCCCCAACAGCCGGTCGGCGATCCGCGAGGACGATTTCACCGCGGGCGTGTACGGCGAGGAGTTCTGGGAGGCGCGGCGCTACAGGTAG
- a CDS encoding serine hydrolase yields MTKRDGTDLAAALAAAVAGEPGVYAAAAIEPASGRRWLLNNRRLRSASLIKIFILAEAFRRIDRDEFDLEEAVAIPAAAIVGGAGQLEFAAPGTVRTWRQLLEAMIVESDNTATNMAIDRLGMESVNALAAALGCRDTALRRKMMDFAAAAAGRENYTTPADVAAVLARLYRRECVSPAADEAMVAILLRQEDRCKLPLLLPAAARVACKSGELEGAEHDAGIVYGEGCDYVLAVMSDGLPDEERGRGVIARLSRTVYDWFHNNIPE; encoded by the coding sequence TTGACCAAACGGGACGGGACCGATCTGGCGGCGGCGCTGGCGGCGGCGGTGGCCGGCGAGCCGGGCGTGTACGCGGCGGCGGCGATCGAGCCGGCGAGCGGGCGGCGCTGGCTGCTGAACAATCGGCGGCTGCGGTCGGCGAGCCTGATAAAGATTTTTATCCTGGCCGAGGCGTTCCGCCGCATCGACCGGGACGAGTTCGACCTGGAGGAGGCGGTGGCGATCCCGGCGGCGGCGATCGTCGGCGGCGCGGGTCAGCTGGAGTTTGCCGCGCCGGGAACGGTGCGGACGTGGCGCCAGCTGCTCGAGGCGATGATCGTGGAGAGCGACAATACGGCGACGAATATGGCGATCGACCGCCTGGGGATGGAGAGCGTGAACGCGCTGGCGGCGGCGCTGGGCTGCCGCGATACGGCGCTGCGCCGCAAGATGATGGATTTCGCGGCGGCGGCGGCCGGGCGGGAGAATTATACGACGCCGGCCGATGTGGCGGCGGTGCTGGCGAGGTTGTACCGGCGCGAGTGCGTGTCGCCCGCGGCCGATGAGGCGATGGTGGCCATCCTGCTCCGCCAGGAGGACCGCTGCAAACTGCCCTTGCTGCTCCCCGCGGCGGCGCGGGTGGCGTGCAAGTCGGGGGAACTGGAGGGAGCGGAGCACGACGCCGGCATCGTGTACGGCGAGGGCTGCGATTATGTGCTGGCGGTGATGAGCGACGGGCTGCCGGACGAGGAGCGCGGCCGGGGGGTTATTGCCCGGTTGTCGCGCACCGTTTACGATTGGTTTCATAATAATATACCAGAGTAA